A region of Anolis carolinensis isolate JA03-04 unplaced genomic scaffold, rAnoCar3.1.pri scaffold_7, whole genome shotgun sequence DNA encodes the following proteins:
- the fam174c gene encoding protein FAM174C, whose amino-acid sequence MAVLALLVALLAWAASAAGEASNQTSEGGEAGLPTAATSGASLTSPPSRLRLSALHRALYVIAVLAGIGLLYYLGGRALRTRKPPRKKYGLLPNAEDPMEMASLESDEDTVFESRNLRR is encoded by the exons ATGGCGGTGTTGGCGCTGCTCGTGGCCCTGCTGGCGTGGGCGGCGTCCGCGGCGGGCGAGGCCTCGAACCAGACCTCGGAGGGCGGGGAGGCGGGGCTCCCGACGGCGGCCACATCCGGGGCCTCGCTGACGTCACCGCCCTCCCGGCTGAGGCTCTCGGCGCTGCACCGCGCGCTCTACGTCATCGCCGTGCTGGCCGGCATCGGGCTGCTCTACTACCTCGGGGGCCGCGCGCTGCg GACGCGGAAGCCTCCTCGCAAAAAGTACGGCCTCCTGCCCAACGCCGAAGACCCCATGGAGATGGCCTCCCTGGAGAGCGACGAGGACACCGTCTTCGAGTCCAGGAACCTGCGGCG ATGA